A genomic window from Nicotiana sylvestris chromosome 11, ASM39365v2, whole genome shotgun sequence includes:
- the LOC104231504 gene encoding uncharacterized protein, with product MRETRDDDKSSKAKIGGYSFNISTSELVAVLRCMGDKVLEEYSITFDDADADGVLTPHNDTLVISLLVHDTYVKRVLIDPGSFVNIILLRVVIEMQANDKMIPKAHTLSGFDSSSVVTIGEIILMTFAEEVVKDTKFHMVEMDIAYNMILDRPWIHETDNVPSTLHQVIMFPSQ from the exons ATGCGAGAGACACGAGATGATGACAAGAGCTCAAAGGCAAAGATCGGCGGTTACAGTTTTAATATTAGCACCTCCGAGTTGGTAGCTGTTTTAAGGTGCATGGGAgacaag GTTTTGGAAGAATATagtattacatttgatgatgctGATGCAGATGGCGTGCTAACCCCGCATAATGatacactggtaatatctttacttgtacacgACACttatgtaaaacgagttttgattgatccaggtagtttcgTGAATATCATTCTGTTAAGAGTGGTAATCGAGATGCAAGCCAATGATAAGATGATACCTAAGGCACACACCTTGTCTGGCTTTGACAGCTCGAGCGTCGTAACAATAGGGGAGATAATACTGATGACATTCGCAGAAGAAGTGGTCAAAGATACGAAGTTTCATATGGTAGAAATGGATATagcttacaatatgattcttgacagaccatggattcacgaaaCGGACAATGTTCCATctaccttgcatcaagttatcatGTTTCCATCACAATAG